A portion of the Bacillota bacterium genome contains these proteins:
- a CDS encoding NAD(P)/FAD-dependent oxidoreductase: MSYVIIGNSTAAVGAVEGIRKYDIETPIVIISDEPYHTYSRPLISYYLGGKVAEENMYYRSRDFYEKNKVKPILGIKAKSVDFDKKEVVLQDESKIQYSKLLIATGGKPFIPPLEGLDKKNVFNFIKFDDVKEIEKVAVKGSRAVVVGASFSGLKAVEALVQRGVNVTVIDIMDRIMPRVFDETASSIALKTLREHGVEVLLKTTVEKIIGGENAEGVILKDGRELPCNFIILAMGVRCNTDLVKDTKLKINRGIVVDDRMRTNIPDVYAAGDAAEGYNFIEGRNMEIAIIPNAYRQGETAGENMAGKERLFNKGFIMNSMPLLGLSIISAGLSESGEGIRVKAIYKNRENTYKKFYIRDKKLVGYLLINDIDRAGIYTDLIRREVDISLFEDRLGEEGFGFVSLPKEMRKERMLGG, translated from the coding sequence ATGAGTTATGTTATTATAGGTAATTCTACTGCTGCTGTAGGGGCGGTTGAAGGAATAAGGAAATACGATATAGAAACTCCCATAGTGATTATATCTGACGAGCCTTATCATACTTATTCAAGGCCACTTATATCATATTATCTGGGTGGAAAAGTTGCTGAAGAAAACATGTATTACCGTAGCAGAGATTTCTATGAAAAGAACAAGGTAAAGCCGATCCTAGGAATCAAAGCAAAATCGGTAGATTTTGATAAAAAGGAAGTAGTACTTCAAGATGAAAGCAAAATACAATATTCAAAACTTCTTATTGCTACAGGTGGAAAGCCATTTATTCCTCCTCTGGAAGGCCTTGACAAGAAAAATGTTTTCAACTTCATAAAATTTGATGATGTGAAGGAAATTGAAAAAGTGGCTGTAAAGGGGTCGAGAGCAGTAGTTGTAGGTGCCAGTTTCAGCGGTTTGAAGGCAGTTGAGGCTTTGGTGCAAAGAGGTGTAAATGTAACAGTAATAGACATCATGGATAGGATTATGCCCCGCGTGTTTGATGAAACAGCTTCTTCGATAGCACTGAAGACCCTCCGAGAACATGGTGTTGAAGTTTTGCTTAAAACCACTGTTGAAAAGATAATAGGTGGTGAAAATGCTGAAGGTGTGATCCTTAAGGACGGGAGAGAACTACCTTGCAACTTTATAATACTTGCAATGGGGGTTAGGTGCAATACTGATTTGGTAAAGGATACAAAACTTAAAATAAATAGGGGGATTGTTGTTGATGACAGAATGAGGACTAACATTCCCGATGTCTATGCGGCAGGAGATGCAGCTGAAGGTTACAACTTTATTGAAGGAAGGAATATGGAAATTGCCATAATTCCTAATGCGTACAGGCAGGGAGAAACAGCAGGGGAGAATATGGCGGGAAAGGAAAGATTATTTAATAAAGGTTTTATAATGAATTCCATGCCACTGTTAGGCCTTTCAATTATAAGTGCAGGTTTATCCGAATCCGGGGAAGGAATAAGAGTAAAAGCCATATATAAAAATAGAGAAAACACATATAAAAAATTTTACATCAGGGACAAAAAACTTGTAGGTTATCTATTGATAAATGATATTGACAGGGCAGGCATATATACTGATTTAATCAGGAGGGAAGTCGATATATCTTTATTTGAAGACAGGCTTGGTGAAGAGGGTTTCGGGTTTGTCTCGTTACCGAAAGAAATGAGAAAAGAAAGAATGCTGGGAGGGTGA